The Brenneria rubrifaciens genome has a window encoding:
- the pepQ gene encoding Xaa-Pro dipeptidase codes for MEKLAFLYHHHLATLQQRTQVVLERHQLDALLIHSGEFLSVFLDDHDYPFKVNPQFKAWVPVTQVPNCWLWVDGVNPPKLWFYSPVDYWHNVAPVPDSFWTNDVEISVLRHADDIGKRLPASRQRVAYIGYTPQRAIDLGIHAENINPQGVLDYLHYHRAYKTDYELACMREAQKTAVLGHRAAHEAFLSGMSEFDINLAYLTATGHRDTDVPYSNIIALNEHAAVLHYTRLEHQAPSEVRSFLIDAGAEYNGYAADLTRTYSSLGDNAFAALVKDLNQAQIGLIDTVQAGVCYTDYHLQMHQRIANLLKSHQLIQGVSEEAIVENGLTFPFFPHGLGHLLGLQVHDAAGFMQDDRGTHLAAPSQHPHLRCTRTIEPGMVLTIEPGVYFIDSLLEPWRSGAFSQHFNWQKIDALKPFGGIRIEDNIVIHEKRVENMTRDLNLA; via the coding sequence ATGGAAAAGCTGGCTTTTTTATATCACCACCATTTGGCGACTTTGCAGCAGCGCACGCAGGTCGTTCTTGAACGTCATCAGCTTGATGCATTGTTGATCCATTCCGGTGAGTTCTTGAGCGTATTTCTGGACGATCACGACTATCCTTTCAAGGTCAACCCACAGTTTAAAGCTTGGGTTCCGGTCACGCAGGTTCCCAATTGCTGGCTTTGGGTAGATGGTGTTAATCCGCCAAAACTGTGGTTTTATTCGCCGGTCGACTACTGGCACAACGTCGCACCCGTACCGGACAGTTTCTGGACCAACGATGTAGAGATTTCGGTTTTGCGTCATGCCGACGACATCGGGAAGCGACTCCCGGCTTCGCGGCAACGCGTGGCCTATATTGGCTATACCCCGCAGCGTGCGATAGATCTGGGCATTCATGCGGAAAATATCAATCCTCAAGGCGTGCTTGATTATCTGCATTATCATCGTGCTTATAAAACGGACTATGAACTGGCCTGCATGCGGGAAGCGCAGAAAACGGCGGTACTGGGACACCGTGCCGCGCATGAAGCTTTTTTGTCCGGCATGAGCGAGTTTGATATTAATTTGGCCTACCTGACGGCAACCGGTCATCGCGATACCGATGTGCCTTATAGCAATATCATCGCGCTGAATGAACATGCCGCCGTGCTGCATTACACCCGCTTGGAGCACCAGGCTCCATCGGAGGTTCGTAGTTTTCTGATTGATGCGGGTGCTGAATATAACGGTTATGCGGCCGATCTGACCCGTACGTATTCTTCACTGGGTGATAATGCGTTTGCCGCTCTGGTGAAAGATCTGAATCAGGCGCAGATCGGTCTGATCGATACGGTTCAGGCTGGCGTATGCTATACCGATTATCATCTGCAAATGCACCAGCGTATTGCGAATCTGTTGAAATCACATCAGTTGATTCAAGGGGTCAGTGAAGAAGCGATCGTGGAAAACGGACTGACTTTCCCCTTCTTCCCGCATGGATTAGGGCACCTCTTAGGGTTACAGGTGCATGATGCAGCGGGCTTTATGCAGGACGATCGCGGCACTCACTTAGCTGCGCCTTCCCAACATCCTCATTTGCGCTGCACCCGGACGATTGAGCCTGGCATGGTATTAACTATCGAACCCGGTGTTTACTTTATTGATTCGCTGCTTGAGCCCTGGCGCTCTGGTGCATTCAGCCAGCATTTCAACTGGCAGAAAATTGATGCCTTAAAACCTTTTGGCGGCATCCGTATTGAGGATAATATCGTCATCCATGAAAAGCGTGTTGAAAATATGACCCGCGATCTGAATCTGGCCTGA
- the fadA gene encoding acetyl-CoA C-acyltransferase FadA, whose product MENAVIVDAVRTPMGRSKRGAFRQVRAEDLSAHLMRSLLSRNPALEATSIDDIYWGCVQQTLEQGFNIARNAALLAEIPASVPAATVNRLCGSSMQALHDAARAIMVGDAHVCLIGGVEHMGHVPMSHGMDFHPGLSRTVAKAAVRMGLTAEMLAHMHSISREMQDQFAARSHQRADSATKSGAFHNEIVPTAGHDAEGVLQRFDYDDVIRPETSIASLTVLKPAFDPVNGTVTAGNSSALSDGASAMLIMSESRAASLSLTVRARIRAMAVVGCDPSIMGYGPVPATRLALKRAGLSLSDIGLFELNEAFAAQILPCIKDLGLLEQLDEKVNLNGGAIALGHPLGCSGARISTTLINLMERRDIQFGVATLCIGLGQGIATVFERT is encoded by the coding sequence ATGGAAAACGCAGTGATTGTTGATGCCGTGCGCACCCCCATGGGCCGTTCCAAAAGAGGCGCATTCCGACAAGTGCGGGCCGAAGACTTGTCCGCCCACCTGATGCGCAGCCTGCTTAGCCGGAACCCGGCGCTTGAAGCCACCAGCATTGATGATATCTATTGGGGATGTGTGCAGCAAACGCTGGAGCAGGGTTTCAATATTGCCCGCAATGCCGCATTGCTGGCAGAAATTCCGGCGAGCGTTCCTGCCGCGACCGTGAACCGGCTATGCGGTTCATCCATGCAGGCGCTGCATGATGCGGCCCGCGCCATCATGGTCGGCGATGCCCATGTCTGTTTGATTGGCGGTGTTGAACATATGGGACACGTTCCCATGAGTCACGGTATGGATTTTCATCCCGGTCTCAGCCGAACCGTAGCTAAAGCCGCAGTCAGGATGGGATTGACCGCAGAAATGCTGGCGCATATGCACAGTATCAGCCGGGAAATGCAGGATCAGTTTGCCGCCCGCTCCCATCAAAGGGCGGATAGCGCGACGAAATCGGGCGCTTTTCACAATGAAATCGTGCCAACCGCCGGTCATGACGCAGAGGGTGTTTTACAGCGCTTCGATTATGACGATGTCATCCGCCCAGAAACCAGCATTGCCAGTCTGACCGTGTTAAAACCCGCCTTTGACCCCGTCAACGGCACGGTGACAGCGGGCAATTCGTCGGCCCTTTCCGATGGCGCTTCAGCCATGTTGATCATGAGCGAATCACGCGCAGCTTCATTGAGCTTAACGGTGCGCGCACGAATTCGGGCAATGGCCGTCGTTGGTTGCGATCCTTCCATCATGGGATACGGCCCTGTACCCGCCACCAGGCTGGCGTTGAAACGCGCCGGGCTCAGCCTGTCCGACATTGGCCTCTTTGAACTTAATGAAGCCTTCGCCGCGCAAATCCTGCCCTGTATTAAAGATCTGGGGCTGTTGGAACAACTGGATGAGAAAGTCAACCTTAACGGCGGCGCCATTGCGCTCGGTCACCCACTGGGCTGCTCAGGCGCCCGGATATCGACTACGCTAATCAACCTCATGGAACGTCGCGATATCCAGTTTGGTGTGGCAACCCTGTGCATTGGATTAGGACAAGGCATTGCTACGGTTTTTGAGCGAACTTGA
- the fadB gene encoding fatty acid oxidation complex subunit alpha FadB, whose product MLYQGETLYLSWVEDGIAELVFAATASVNKLDTRTVASLGKALDVLAAQKSLQGLLLRSDKPAFIVGADITEFLSLFAAPVDKLHEWLSFANGIFNRLEDLPVPTLSAIKGYSLGGGCECALATDFRIAATDLRIGLPETRLGIMPGFGGSVRLPRLLGADSALEIIAAGKEIGAEEALKIGLVHAIVAEEKLNAAALKILKQAIAGDLDWQACRRPKLEALKLSKIEARMSFATAKATVLRTAGKHYPAPMTAVKTIESAASLPRDAALRLETQNFVPLARSDAARALIGLFLNDQYVKEKAKKRVGELSPPKQTAVLGAGIMGGAIAYQSACKGIPIRMKDINEKPLSLGMNKAAKLLNKQLEGGKLDGMKMARVLANIHPTLDYAGFERIDIVVEAVVENPEVKASVLAETESQVGLHTVLTSNTSTIPIAQLAASLKRPQNFCGMHFFNPVHRMPLVEIIRGPQTDEKTLSRVVAYAGKMGKTPIVVNDCAGFFVNRVLFPYIAAFSLLIRDGADFREIDNVMEKQFGWPMGPAYLLDVIGIDTAHHAQAVMSQGFPQRMAKNYRDAVDVLFDNQRFGQKNGQGFYRYQTDNKGKLRKEQDESVEALLTAIGQPGKPLSTEEIIARMMIPMINEVARCLEEGIVDSPAEADIALVYGLGFPPFHGGACRYLDTLGSARYLEMAQRLSSLGPLYQVPDGLKLKARSNESYYPLVAPHADIFQGNRHEGRKYGKRSDC is encoded by the coding sequence ATGCTTTATCAAGGGGAAACTCTCTACCTTAGCTGGGTTGAAGATGGCATTGCAGAGCTGGTGTTTGCCGCCACAGCTTCCGTCAATAAGTTGGATACCCGCACGGTTGCCAGCCTGGGTAAAGCGTTAGACGTTCTGGCGGCACAAAAATCGTTGCAGGGACTGTTATTACGTTCAGACAAACCTGCGTTTATTGTCGGCGCAGATATCACCGAGTTTCTCTCTTTGTTTGCCGCCCCGGTCGACAAACTTCATGAGTGGCTGAGCTTCGCGAACGGCATTTTCAACCGTCTGGAAGATTTGCCGGTGCCCACATTATCTGCCATTAAGGGCTATTCGCTCGGCGGCGGATGTGAATGTGCATTGGCCACCGATTTTCGCATTGCCGCCACAGATCTGCGCATCGGTTTGCCCGAAACCAGGCTGGGCATTATGCCGGGTTTTGGTGGTTCGGTACGTCTGCCACGTCTGTTGGGGGCTGACAGTGCGCTGGAAATTATCGCCGCAGGCAAAGAGATCGGCGCAGAGGAAGCGTTGAAGATAGGTCTGGTGCATGCGATTGTCGCAGAGGAAAAACTCAACGCGGCCGCGCTGAAAATATTGAAGCAGGCGATTGCTGGCGATCTGGATTGGCAGGCCTGTCGACGCCCCAAACTTGAAGCGTTGAAGCTAAGCAAAATTGAAGCGCGCATGAGTTTCGCCACAGCGAAAGCCACGGTGTTGCGGACCGCAGGAAAACATTACCCGGCACCGATGACGGCAGTAAAAACCATCGAATCCGCGGCATCCCTGCCACGCGATGCCGCGTTGCGGCTTGAAACGCAAAACTTTGTGCCGTTGGCTCGTTCAGATGCCGCCCGCGCGCTGATTGGTCTCTTCCTCAACGATCAGTATGTAAAAGAGAAAGCGAAAAAGCGCGTCGGCGAGTTGTCGCCACCGAAACAGACCGCCGTGCTGGGCGCGGGGATTATGGGCGGCGCGATTGCCTACCAATCCGCCTGCAAAGGCATCCCGATTCGCATGAAGGATATCAACGAGAAACCACTCTCCCTTGGCATGAACAAAGCGGCGAAACTACTGAATAAACAACTGGAAGGCGGCAAGCTGGACGGTATGAAAATGGCGCGGGTACTCGCCAATATTCATCCAACGTTGGACTATGCCGGTTTTGAACGCATTGACATCGTCGTTGAAGCGGTGGTTGAAAACCCGGAAGTGAAGGCCAGCGTACTGGCTGAAACCGAATCTCAGGTAGGCCTGCATACTGTGCTGACTTCCAACACGTCGACGATTCCCATTGCACAGTTGGCAGCGTCATTAAAGCGGCCACAGAACTTTTGCGGCATGCATTTCTTTAACCCGGTTCACCGCATGCCGCTGGTGGAAATTATTCGCGGCCCGCAAACAGATGAAAAAACCCTCTCCCGCGTGGTGGCCTACGCCGGCAAAATGGGGAAAACCCCCATTGTCGTCAACGACTGCGCTGGCTTCTTTGTCAACCGCGTGCTGTTTCCCTACATTGCCGCCTTCAGTTTGCTGATACGCGACGGTGCGGATTTCCGTGAAATTGACAACGTTATGGAGAAGCAATTTGGCTGGCCGATGGGCCCGGCCTACCTGCTGGATGTAATCGGCATTGATACCGCTCACCACGCACAGGCCGTGATGTCGCAAGGGTTCCCGCAGCGCATGGCCAAAAATTATCGGGACGCTGTCGACGTGCTGTTCGACAATCAGCGGTTTGGCCAGAAAAACGGGCAGGGCTTCTATCGCTATCAAACCGACAATAAAGGAAAACTGCGTAAAGAACAGGATGAAAGCGTCGAAGCGCTGCTGACCGCGATCGGCCAGCCAGGAAAGCCTCTCAGCACGGAAGAGATTATCGCCCGGATGATGATCCCGATGATTAACGAGGTGGCGCGCTGTCTGGAAGAAGGCATTGTCGACAGTCCGGCGGAAGCCGATATAGCGCTGGTGTATGGGCTGGGTTTCCCGCCATTCCACGGCGGAGCATGCCGCTATCTGGATACGCTCGGCAGCGCGCGTTATCTGGAAATGGCGCAGCGGCTGTCATCACTGGGGCCGCTTTATCAGGTTCCCGACGGCCTGAAACTAAAAGCAAGAAGTAATGAAAGTTATTACCCATTGGTCGCACCACACGCGGATATTTTTCAGGGCAACCGGCATGAAGGGAGAAAATATGGAAAACGCAGTGATTGTTGA
- the ubiD gene encoding 4-hydroxy-3-polyprenylbenzoate decarboxylase, giving the protein MKYRDLREFLSLLEERGELKRISQPIDPYLEMTEIADRTLRAEGPALLFENPKGYDMPVLCNLFGTPKRVALGMGQEDVSALREVGKLLAFLKEPEPPKGFRDLVDKMPKFRQVLNMPTKRLSSAPCQEQVWQGDDVDLRRIPVMQCWLEDAAPLITWGLTVTRGPNKERQNLGIYRQQMLGKNKLIMRWLSHRGGALDFQEWRQENPGQRFPVSVALGADPATILGAVTPVPDTLSEYAFAGLLRGHKTEVVKCLSNDLEVPASAEIVLEGYIEAGEMAPEGPYGDHTGYYNEVDNFPVFTVTHITQRHGAIYHSTYTGRPPDEPAVLGVALNEVFVPILQKQFPEIVDFYLPPEGCSYRLAVVTMKKQYAGHAKRVMMGVWSFLRQFMYTKFVIVCDDDINARDWKDVIWAITTRMDPARDTVLVENTPIDYLDFASPVSGLGSKMGLDATNKWPGETQREWGRPIKKDPQVCARVDAIWDELDIFSGREPRR; this is encoded by the coding sequence ATGAAATACCGTGACTTACGCGAATTCCTCTCGCTGCTGGAAGAGAGGGGGGAATTGAAACGCATTAGCCAGCCCATTGATCCCTATCTTGAAATGACGGAGATTGCCGACCGGACCCTGCGTGCGGAGGGCCCGGCGTTGTTGTTTGAAAATCCGAAGGGCTACGACATGCCCGTGCTGTGTAATTTATTTGGCACGCCGAAGCGCGTCGCGCTTGGGATGGGGCAGGAGGACGTCAGTGCCTTGCGGGAGGTCGGGAAACTGCTGGCATTTTTGAAAGAGCCTGAGCCACCGAAGGGATTTCGCGATCTGGTGGATAAAATGCCGAAATTCCGACAGGTGTTGAATATGCCGACCAAACGGCTATCGTCCGCGCCGTGCCAGGAACAGGTTTGGCAAGGTGATGACGTCGATTTGCGGCGGATACCCGTCATGCAATGCTGGCTGGAAGATGCGGCGCCGCTCATCACCTGGGGACTGACCGTGACTCGGGGGCCGAATAAAGAGCGCCAGAATCTGGGCATTTACCGGCAGCAGATGTTGGGAAAAAACAAATTGATTATGCGGTGGTTGTCGCATCGCGGCGGCGCGTTGGATTTTCAGGAATGGCGTCAGGAAAATCCCGGCCAGCGTTTCCCTGTTTCCGTCGCGTTGGGGGCTGACCCGGCCACCATTTTGGGCGCGGTGACCCCTGTGCCGGATACCTTGTCCGAGTACGCCTTTGCCGGTTTGCTGCGCGGTCATAAAACCGAAGTCGTGAAATGTCTGTCTAACGATCTAGAAGTGCCGGCCAGTGCGGAAATTGTGCTGGAAGGCTATATTGAAGCAGGTGAGATGGCGCCGGAAGGACCGTACGGCGATCACACCGGCTATTATAATGAGGTCGATAATTTTCCCGTGTTCACGGTGACGCATATTACCCAGCGACATGGTGCGATTTATCACTCCACGTATACCGGTCGCCCGCCTGATGAGCCCGCTGTATTGGGCGTGGCGTTAAATGAAGTCTTTGTTCCCATTTTGCAAAAGCAGTTTCCTGAAATTGTCGATTTTTATTTACCGCCTGAGGGTTGCTCTTATCGTCTGGCGGTCGTTACCATGAAGAAACAGTACGCCGGTCATGCGAAACGCGTGATGATGGGCGTTTGGTCTTTTTTGCGGCAGTTTATGTACACGAAGTTTGTCATCGTCTGTGACGATGACATTAACGCCCGTGACTGGAAAGATGTGATCTGGGCGATCACAACGCGTATGGACCCGGCGCGCGATACCGTATTAGTGGAAAATACACCGATAGACTACTTGGATTTTGCCTCGCCGGTTTCCGGTTTGGGTTCCAAAATGGGACTGGACGCCACCAATAAATGGCCGGGCGAAACGCAGCGCGAGTGGGGACGCCCGATCAAGAAAGATCCGCAGGTGTGTGCCCGCGTTGATGCCATATGGGATGAGCTTGACATTTTTAGCGGCAGAGAACCCCGGCGTTAA
- the hemG gene encoding menaquinone-dependent protoporphyrinogen IX dehydrogenase, whose translation MKALILFSSTDGQTRVIASYIANTLKGRVECDVINLLRAHDIDLTNYDRILIGASVRYGRFHPAVNQFIRQNLSFLQHVPSAFFSVNLTARKPEKRSIQTNAYTRKFLLSSPWQPDLCGVFAGALRYPRYRWFDRVMIQLIMRMTGGETDSSKEIEYTDWQQVTQFAQAFGQLAAPKAP comes from the coding sequence ATGAAAGCGTTAATTTTGTTTTCGAGCACAGATGGACAAACAAGAGTGATAGCCTCTTATATTGCCAACACGTTAAAAGGGAGGGTGGAGTGTGATGTCATTAATTTACTCAGGGCTCATGATATTGATTTGACTAATTACGATCGCATTCTGATAGGTGCTTCTGTTCGATATGGTCGGTTTCATCCTGCGGTTAATCAGTTCATCCGCCAAAATCTTTCATTCCTACAACACGTGCCCAGTGCTTTTTTCTCTGTCAATCTTACAGCCCGTAAACCGGAGAAGCGTTCAATTCAGACGAATGCTTATACGCGTAAATTTCTGTTGAGTTCGCCCTGGCAACCGGACTTATGCGGTGTGTTTGCGGGGGCGTTGCGTTATCCACGCTATCGCTGGTTTGATCGTGTAATGATTCAGCTCATTATGCGGATGACGGGCGGAGAAACCGATAGCAGCAAGGAAATCGAATACACGGATTGGCAGCAGGTAACACAATTCGCACAGGCATTCGGGCAGTTAGCGGCCCCAAAAGCCCCATAA
- the rfaH gene encoding transcription/translation regulatory transformer protein RfaH has product MEAWYLLYCKRGQLLRAKEHLERQDVTCMSPMITLDKIVRGKRTEVCEPLFPNYLFVAFDPECIHTTTISATRGVSHFIRFGNVPAIIPQQVIDDLSSNPMQGITDPQTPQPGDEVLITEGIFSGLQAIYTEPDGEARSMLLLNLLNKQVRQSIDNRQFQKM; this is encoded by the coding sequence ATGGAAGCCTGGTACTTACTGTATTGTAAACGTGGTCAACTGCTACGGGCGAAAGAACATCTTGAGCGTCAGGATGTTACCTGCATGAGCCCTATGATCACACTGGATAAAATCGTCCGAGGTAAACGTACCGAGGTTTGCGAACCGCTTTTTCCAAACTACCTGTTTGTCGCATTCGATCCCGAGTGTATCCATACCACGACGATCAGCGCCACGCGTGGCGTCAGTCATTTCATACGATTCGGTAATGTGCCGGCCATCATCCCGCAGCAAGTGATAGACGACCTGTCATCAAATCCGATGCAAGGAATCACCGATCCGCAGACCCCGCAGCCGGGTGATGAGGTGTTGATTACCGAGGGGATTTTTAGCGGTCTGCAAGCGATCTATACCGAGCCGGATGGCGAAGCCCGGTCTATGCTACTGCTGAACTTGCTGAACAAACAGGTGCGACAAAGTATTGATAACCGTCAGTTTCAGAAAATGTGA
- the fre gene encoding NAD(P)H-flavin reductase has protein sequence MTTLSCKVTSVEAITDTVYRVRLLPGAPFSFRAGQYLMVVMDDRDKRPFSLASTPMERSFIELHIGASELNLYAMAVMERILKEKTLTVDIPHGEAWLREDSQRPLVLIAGGTGFSYARSILLTALAQQPERCISIYWGGRESKHLYDLAELEKLTTQYPNLQVIPVVEQPEDGWNGRTGTVLSAVLQDYGSLADQDIYIAGRFEMAKIARERFCNERGALAAHMFSDAFSFI, from the coding sequence ATGACAACATTGAGCTGTAAAGTGACTTCGGTAGAGGCCATAACCGATACGGTTTATCGCGTTCGCTTGTTACCCGGGGCGCCTTTTTCTTTTCGTGCGGGTCAGTATCTGATGGTTGTGATGGACGATCGCGATAAACGTCCTTTCTCGTTGGCATCCACGCCGATGGAGCGGAGTTTCATCGAGCTGCACATTGGTGCGTCAGAGCTTAATCTTTACGCAATGGCGGTGATGGAGCGCATCCTTAAAGAGAAAACGCTGACGGTGGATATTCCCCATGGTGAAGCCTGGTTGCGCGAAGATAGCCAGCGTCCGTTAGTCCTGATTGCTGGCGGAACCGGCTTTTCCTATGCCCGCTCTATTCTGCTTACCGCGCTGGCACAGCAGCCTGAACGCTGTATTTCCATCTACTGGGGCGGCAGGGAAAGCAAGCACCTTTATGACCTTGCCGAACTGGAAAAGCTGACGACCCAATATCCCAACCTACAGGTGATTCCCGTAGTCGAACAGCCCGAAGATGGCTGGAATGGCCGAACCGGGACGGTGCTAAGCGCGGTATTACAGGATTACGGTTCATTAGCCGATCAGGATATTTATATTGCTGGCCGCTTTGAGATGGCGAAAATTGCGCGGGAACGTTTCTGTAATGAACGCGGTGCGCTTGCAGCACACATGTTCAGCGATGCTTTTTCGTTTATTTGA
- the trkH gene encoding Trk system potassium transporter TrkH, translating to MHLRAITRIVGLLVILFSGTMFIPGLVALIYRDGAGRAFTQTFFVALAIGVILWLPNRKQRHELKSREGFLIVVLFWTVLGSVGAMPFLFAEHPNLGVTDAFFESFSGLTTTGATTLVGLDSLPKAILFYRQMLQWFGGMGIIVLAVAILPILGVGGMQLYRAEMPGPLKDNKMRPRIADTAKTLWLIYLLLTLACALSLWLAGMPVFDAIGHSFSTVSVGGFSTHDASIGYFNNPTINTIIAIFLLISGCNFGLHFAVLSGRSLRVYWRDPEFRMFIFVQMSLVVVCTVVLWFHNVYASGMQTLNQAFFQVVSMATTAGFMTDSIASWPLFLPVLLLCSAFIGGCAGSTGGGLKVIRILLLFLQGSRELKRLVHPNAVYTIKLGHRALPERILEAVWGFFSAYALVFIVSMLAVIATGVDDFSAFAAVAATLNNLGPGLGVVADNFTSMNDAAKWILILTMLFGRLEVFTLLVLFTPTFWRD from the coding sequence ATGCATTTGCGTGCCATAACTCGAATTGTGGGCCTGTTGGTTATCCTTTTTTCCGGGACAATGTTTATCCCAGGACTGGTGGCCTTAATCTATCGTGATGGCGCCGGTCGGGCTTTCACCCAGACATTTTTTGTCGCACTGGCTATCGGGGTCATACTCTGGCTACCTAATCGAAAGCAACGGCATGAATTGAAATCCCGTGAAGGATTCCTGATTGTGGTCCTGTTCTGGACCGTGCTCGGCAGTGTCGGGGCGATGCCTTTTCTATTTGCAGAACATCCGAATCTTGGTGTGACGGATGCCTTTTTCGAGTCTTTTTCCGGCCTGACGACGACGGGGGCAACCACGCTGGTGGGGCTGGATTCACTGCCCAAGGCAATACTCTTTTATCGGCAAATGCTGCAATGGTTCGGCGGTATGGGGATCATCGTTCTGGCCGTCGCCATTTTGCCTATCTTGGGCGTTGGTGGCATGCAGCTTTATCGTGCAGAAATGCCGGGACCGTTGAAAGACAACAAGATGCGTCCGAGGATTGCCGATACTGCAAAAACGCTATGGCTAATCTATTTGTTGCTTACCCTCGCTTGCGCCCTATCGCTATGGCTGGCCGGTATGCCGGTTTTTGACGCGATTGGTCACAGCTTTTCCACGGTATCGGTAGGCGGTTTTTCTACCCATGACGCGAGTATCGGCTATTTTAATAACCCGACGATTAATACCATCATTGCCATCTTTTTGTTGATTTCCGGCTGTAACTTTGGTCTGCACTTTGCCGTATTGAGCGGGCGCAGCCTCCGGGTTTACTGGCGAGACCCCGAATTTCGGATGTTCATTTTCGTCCAGATGTCTCTTGTCGTGGTATGTACTGTTGTACTGTGGTTTCACAATGTCTATGCCAGCGGTATGCAAACGCTGAATCAGGCATTTTTTCAGGTTGTTTCCATGGCGACGACGGCCGGTTTCATGACCGATAGTATTGCTTCATGGCCCTTGTTTTTACCTGTTCTTCTATTATGTTCCGCATTCATTGGCGGCTGCGCGGGATCTACCGGCGGGGGATTGAAGGTGATTCGTATCCTACTGCTTTTCCTGCAAGGTTCGCGTGAGTTGAAACGACTGGTGCATCCTAATGCGGTTTACACGATAAAATTGGGTCATCGAGCCCTGCCTGAAAGGATACTGGAAGCCGTATGGGGATTTTTCTCCGCCTACGCGCTGGTTTTCATTGTTAGTATGTTGGCGGTCATTGCTACAGGCGTTGATGATTTCTCTGCGTTTGCAGCTGTCGCGGCAACGTTAAATAATTTGGGGCCAGGCCTGGGCGTGGTCGCAGATAACTTCACCTCCATGAACGATGCTGCGAAATGGATTTTGATCCTGACGATGCTGTTCGGACGTTTGGAGGTATTTACTCTTTTGGTTTTGTTTACGCCGACATTCTGGCGTGATTAA
- the metA gene encoding homoserine O-acetyltransferase MetA, which translates to MPIRVPDELPAVNFLRNENVFVMTSSRAKTQEIRPLKVLVLNLMPKKIETENQFLRLLSNSPLQIDIQLLRIDSRESKNTPTEHLDNFYCNFDDIQDENFDGLIVTGAPLGLIDFCDVVYWPQIERVIKWAKEHVTSTLFVCWAVQAALNILYGIPKMTRQEKLSGVYSHQTLQPHALLTRGFDETFLAPHSRYADFPTEVIRQHTDLDILVDSEQTGAYLFASKDKRLAFVTGHPEYEAHTLAGEYFRDCEAGLKPNVPANYFPDNNPDIAPKATWRSHGHLLFVNWLNYYVYQITPYDLRRMNPTLE; encoded by the coding sequence ATGCCAATCCGGGTTCCTGACGAGTTACCAGCCGTTAATTTTCTGCGCAATGAAAATGTCTTTGTGATGACTTCATCGCGCGCCAAAACGCAGGAAATTCGTCCTTTGAAAGTGTTGGTACTGAACCTGATGCCGAAGAAAATCGAAACGGAAAACCAATTTCTGCGGCTGCTATCGAATTCACCATTACAGATCGATATTCAACTGTTACGCATAGATAGTCGTGAGTCGAAGAATACGCCAACTGAGCATTTGGATAATTTCTACTGTAATTTTGATGATATTCAGGATGAAAATTTTGACGGCTTGATTGTTACCGGTGCGCCGTTAGGGCTGATAGATTTTTGTGACGTTGTATATTGGCCACAAATCGAGAGAGTGATTAAGTGGGCAAAAGAGCATGTCACTTCAACATTGTTTGTGTGTTGGGCTGTGCAGGCAGCATTGAATATTCTGTATGGCATTCCCAAGATGACCCGTCAGGAAAAACTGTCAGGTGTATATTCGCATCAGACCTTACAGCCACACGCGTTGCTGACTCGTGGCTTTGATGAAACCTTTTTAGCACCACATTCCCGTTATGCGGACTTCCCAACTGAGGTCATTCGTCAGCATACCGATTTGGATATTCTGGTGGATTCTGAGCAGACAGGAGCCTACCTGTTCGCCAGCAAAGATAAACGTCTGGCTTTTGTTACCGGCCATCCTGAATATGAGGCGCATACCCTGGCAGGTGAATATTTCCGTGATTGCGAGGCAGGTTTGAAACCAAATGTGCCAGCGAACTATTTTCCCGATAACAACCCTGATATTGCGCCAAAAGCGACCTGGCGCAGCCACGGTCATCTGTTATTTGTGAATTGGTTGAACTATTACGTTTACCAGATCACTCCGTATGATTTACGTCGTATGAATCCAACATTGGAATAA